The DNA segment AATTAGCAACTGCAAAGAAAAAGCTTACTATACCATCAAAATGTAAAGTTTGCTATCATGTACAGTGCATTACTAACAATGCAGTTCTCCAGCAGATAAATTTTATTGCTACTACCAATATAGTGGATTCCTATGTAGTTCAAACATGTAAGCAAATATCATTATTGTTGTTACATACATTTGAAGCCATTCATTTATTAAAACATTGTTTAATGTGTACCTATGATTAATTTCACTTAAAGTAAgctgtattatttttttgtagGCAAATGGAACCCAGAATAATTCGTCAGATGGGTATGTTCTCTTACCAGATTTTTAGTTGATATACAGGAAATATTCCTGGGGAATGAAACTTACGTATGTGACCACATAGAAATTATTTTGACTCTAATAGAAAATGGCAGACACATAGAATTTCCGTGCATCAAATTCACTCTAGAAATTGCATCCCATGCAGACCTATTCAAGTTACACTGCCAGGAATACAATTAAGAATTAAAGAGTAGCTAAAATTCTGACAAAAGTattcgaggaggaggaggaggaggaggaagaagaagaggaggaggagccaataataataaattaaatatatatgttaCTCAGCTCCCAGAAACTTTGGGTGGTTTAtagttgtttaaaatatttaagaacaaATATCGGTACAAAAATACCATAGTACAAAAATACCACCAAAACAGAACAAGATACAATACTTTTGAATTTTATTGAAATTAACTTTCAAAAATTTTCTTTAACGTATTTATCAGTATGTTCATCTTTAACATGCCATCTTGTGGCTTTTGCTACAACAAATTAACATGATTACTTCTCTGAAATTGGCATATCCTAAGTATCAGAACCCTGTCACTAGAGCTGCTTTAGTGCGTAAGTGATCCATAATATTCTCAGCTGCCAGGTGTGATAACTTTGGGAAGTGGGAGTCACGGTACTCAAATCCTGCCAAGGCCAACCCCAGCAGAGGGGTATTGCCCACATTTGGCAGAATCTAGTAGACATTGCATCACAAGGGATGTGGCCACGTAGAGACAAGGAGACGAACTCTTTTCAAGGGAGTCTTTTACATAcacaaggaagaagaaagaacaggCTGCTCATCTCCCAGACTTTTGTTCTCAAGAGCAGATTCATTTCCTTTTCAGGGCTTCCAATCCTCCCCAACTCTTACAAGCCATAAGTGATTTCAATGCACGGAATTCCCAAGAGCTCACTGTAAGAAAAGGAGACCTATTAGAGGTAAGACTGAAAATCTGTTCCTTTAGTAGATAGGCAAGTTCAGTGCTTGTCTCTTGGCAAGTACAGTCCTCTTCACCACCAAAGCTCCTGTATGGGATCAAAAGCTATCTTGCTTCTTTACATAAACACCATCAAAGCAACTGCAGCCCAATCATGACTAGGAAAGGGAGCAAATTATACCAAAGTATTTTGTTCTAAGCTGTATAAaagaccaccaaaaaaaaaaaaaaatccagaaaagagAAGTTAGTTCTAATAATAATTCTTAATAGAAAACAATGCATCTAGCTAGTTCACATCATTACATAAAATCAGAACTAAAGACTGAAATAGCCATCTTTGTCTAGAAGTCATCAATGCTGCAAATGATTATCATAGGCTCTTGAGCTAGAACCTGAAAGCAACAGTGTAGATTTTCAAATCTGTAAAGTTAAGTTATGTGGATTTCTGTAGACCTTAGAATGCCTTTTACCCAAATTCTTTTCTTCATAACCTTTTCCCAACAGTTTCCCTAAAACAACATTTTCTTAATGTTTATTGCCATGCATCATGAAACTTGGTGGTCACACTAGTTATTCTGAACTTGTATTAATGGCACAggaattatgtatttatttggaaAACATATCCGGCCACCCGACTAGGCAGCCCACAGCAACAACAGTACAATAAAaacatgtaataaaaaaaaaaccaaaacaagaaaTGGTGCCTGGCATTCTTAAGCAACACTTcccaacaataataacaaaaatattgggctcattttttctacattccACAAAGCTACACCTTGaacacttttctttttaataagatTCACTATTCCTTAGACTATCAAGAGTTATCTCATATACTTTTCATCAATGATACATTGATGAAGAACATacgttatatatatttttctgttatATCTCATGTCTTCTTCATCAATTCCTCATATCTTCTTCATCAgttatttagatgagggaatagatggggaactcatcaaatttgcaggcaacaccaagctggcaggaatagccaacactccagaagataggcttaagatatagAAtgctcttgatagacttgaacattgagccatagccaggggtgaaatccagcaggttctgactgcttctggagaactggtagcagaaattttgagcaatttggagaaccggttgtggaaattttgggtagttcagagaactggcaaataccacctctggctggccccagagtgaggtgggaatggagattttgcaatatccttctcctgccatgcccaccaagccccaccatgAGCAAGCCATGCTCATAGAACCAGTAAGaatctaaaaaaaattagatttcaccgctaaccctagctaacaaaatgaaattcaatggtgaaaaaagtaaggttctgtatttaggcaagaaaaaccaaatgcatagatATAATATAGGTGgagcaatagtagtaattgtgagaggagtcctagtggacaataacttaaatatgagccagcagtgtactgcaACTGcccagaaaagccaacacagtactCAGCTGCATTATCAGAGGGATAGAATAAACATTACATGACATCTCAATactactctataatgccttggtaagatcacacttggtaTACtggtccagttttggttgccacgaaagagactctagaaagtgtatggagaagagcaataaagttgacgaggggactggaggctaaaacataaagaacgatcactggaattgggtatgtctattttaatgaaaagaaggaataggagtgacatgatagcagtgttccaatatctaaggggttgccataaagaagagggagtcaagctattctgcaaagcacctgaaggcaggacaagaaacaatgggtggaaactaatcaaggagagaagcaacctagaattaaggagaaatttcctgacagaacaattaatcagtggaacaacttgcctccagaagttgtaaatgctccaacactggaagtttttaagaagagattggacaatcatttgtctgaagtggtatagggtttcttgcctgaacagggggttgaagATCCCATCCAACTATTTATTCTGTTAATTTGAACTCTACTATTTTTTTAGATTTTggaccaaagaaaaagatggtggCTTGCCAGAAATGCCAGGGGGGAGAAAGGCTATATTCCTAATAATATTCTGGAATCTAAGAATCAGACATCTAATGAACATAATCCAGAGCAAGTGGGTATAATTTTCTTTTGTGTCATGTGGCATTGCAGAGACAGATGCTTTATGCTAGGTGCTTTTTCACATAATCACTTCTTTCCTGCTGTATAAAATTGAGACATATCTAGGGAGCAGATCTCTATTGGCAATGTGATACAAAATCAGAAAAACGATCTGGGAAATTGGGCATCTCTGCATACTTTGTTGGAACCAACTGTTTTCTTCAGAGAGAATAGATCTCATTGGCTAGATCTCATTGTAAGCTCACATACTTAATACTTCTTGATATCCAGCTTATGAATTATCCTGAATTCTGATTGTGTCATAAAGTTAGCTGGATGTGTCATAAAATTCATGGAGGAGGAATAGCAAGAAGTCTTATCTCAACTGCATAGGTTTTTTGGaattaaaactgaaaaattaaattGATAATTTAGTACAAGCAGACATTCTCAATCTGCTGTACCGATGTGTAAGTATAGAACTGACTTATGCTAAATATagaccagtggtctccaaccttagtaactttaagacttgtgaacttcaactcccagaattgctggctgagggattctggcagttgaagtccacaaatcttaaagtttccaaggttggagacccctgatatagacaacATACTTGAAGCTTCTAGCAGCAGCACTTAGGTATTTGAGATTACTGTAAATTTGTATTAGTTATATTTTCACATACACCCACTGACACCCACCACCCACTGAGAACTAGAACTGAaactaacagggaggacaattaaccggtggaacagcttgctgtcagaagttgtaggtgcttcatcactggaggtttttaagaaaggattggacagtcacttgtctgaaatggtatagggtctcctgcttgatcaggggttggactagaagacctccaagtcccttccagctctattctgattgactaatAGAAGGGAAATTTCAGTTCCTCAAATTTGTAGCCATTTATTAGAAAATAAGATTGAGATCCAGCCCAGTTGTGTTATTTACTGTAATTACATTTATTTCTAAATAGGCCTTTAAAAGTTTGACTAATTAATATCTTTTTTCCTCTGAATCATCTTGTTCCTATTATCTCTGTATATAGGTTTCAACAGGTTTCACTGATATCCAGCCAAGTTCCTCACCAGCAGAAGTCACTGTTTGGCTCAGGACAAAAGGTTTTTCCAAGATGTAGGTGTCACTTTAATAACTAGTCCAATAAATCCAATATATAGAATCAGGTCCAACCCTGCTTTCTTCTTCAGTTTTCCCCAACCTTGACTCATTTGGCTATGTATGTACCTTTTGGTTATTTCAACAGCACAGTTAAATCCCTTGGCATCTTAAATGGTAGACAGCTACTGTCGATGAGCCAAGAAGAACTGAAAATGGCCTGCCCGGAAGagggaagaaaagtattttcaaTGCTTACAGGAGTTAAATCCCCACCATAGGTAAGACAATGTCTAAATCTTGATCATTGAATCAATCTCAGCATATCTGCTGAAAGATACAGTATGCTAGCCAGTCGTAGGATTCAAATCCCGGCACTACTGGTTCACTATCAGTAGTGcacaacacttctgtgcatgcgcagaacatttttgatgacgtctgggcgggtgggcggagcctcccactactGCCACTACTCGTTCatccgaaccagggcgaaccgggagcaacccaccactgatgctaccATATTGTCAATGTAGCTTTGTACTGGAATTTAGTCTCCCGCTCTTTTTCAATGACATCACTGAATGAAGGAACAACTAAAGCTTTAGTTGTTAGGACTTGTTTCGGATTTTTATCTGATTGATATTGTAGGCAGGAGATGTCCATTCAAAAAGGAATTGGCCTCTAGAGCCCATCAGGGATTTGGCAGATGAGACCTTCTGCCAACTGACTCTTTCTGGGAGCATTTTGGTAGGGGATGGGAATTGAAAGAGAGGTTTGCCTTAACAATAAGCAGATGGTTCCCACTTACCCCACAGAACagcaggaattatttatttattgttcattcattcatacctTCAATTTATGAgaagtccttgctgctctctgagcttggttgttttcttacagatgtttcattagccaactagCTAGCTAGTTTAGATAATGAAGAAAGcacaaaggacccctcatttcaaccctgagctacagatattcattaCTCAGTATTCAATTTGTGTAGTCACACATCTTACCATAGTAATTCTGGGTAGCTAGGAGCAGTTCAAAAAAGTAACAAAAATTAAGTACTTTGCAGGGCCTATGATAAAAACTAAACAAGCAGCAAGTAAAATAACCATATTAACAACAATCAAGAGCCTGTGCCCAGAAATGCAAGCACATTTTCAGGACTTGCAGATGGCTAGCAGGGAATGGTGCTGCAGAAAGCtgataggtttttttatttttatttttacttaaaaCATAGAAAGAGAAACAGGGTAAATAAGTTTGGTTTAACCATCCAAAGATTGCTACAAAGATGGTTTGGTATCACTCTACACCTATAGATTACTCCTTATTCCTTGTTTTTTCATATTTAACTAAGGAAGATATGATAAATTAGCACATACATTTATTTCATCTATAAGGAAATCTGGTTGCGTAATTTAAAAGAACAAGGCTCAGTTATAAATGCACTCCTACGTGCAGATCATAAGATAGTCACACCAAATGCATAATTTAACACTGGGTCATTTTTACCATTCATTTCCCAGCATCTTACTCTTAATATCATAAACTCATGTGATAGTATTGTGAAGGAAAATTGCCCAATAAGCACAAGGGAGCAAAGAGTAATATTCTGCTGGCAATGTTTTATAAGCAGATTGCTGCAAGAGAATGACTGTTAAACAGAAAAGAAGTGAGGCAGCTTGAATCCAATCTTAGGTATTTTCGAGTCGGCGTTGCTATTGTACTTCCTGTCAATGATACTTCTATCTAAATAATTGTAGCACAAAAATGTGCTCTACAATCTTAACATATTTCTTCAGAGGTAACACTTTCATTGTTCTGACAAAGCGGCATATATAGTATTTTTCCAGGTCAACTATATATATTGGTAGGTAGAATTTTGGGTGCTTACTTCTGTTTGAAATTTACTGAATGGCCTTATATTAGCCTCTACTATTAAGCACACCCACTACAATATTGCTATGAGGATAAAAGTATATTTACTTAGATACAATACATGATCCTGAACTCTTCAAGGGATATGACTTAAGACAGATTTCCCCACAGATTGGGGAATTACAGAATAGTGAATTCTGAACTCACATAAtaccaaaataaaattaatcataCCCCGTTGTAATTTTCCATGAAgtctgtgtaattttttttttaaattgctagtTTATTTAAGTTGGGGTTTAATCTCTGTGCTTCTATTCACAGTAATGGTCCTCAGCATTAGCTTTTGCAGATCTCCCAACCCATTCCATCATCTATTTTGAAGAGATCATCACTGCGTCACTGGCACAACTCAAGTGAAAATGTTATTAGCTGCACGGTAACCTTCAATCCACTAATTTTCCAGTTAGTTTCTAATTGCTGTGTTTAAGAATAGCCTTCAAGAGGGCTTTAAGATGCTTCTGTAAATGCTGTAGCAAGTAACATGCTTACCATTTTTGAATGATCTCAGGATCATCTGTAAATGACTGTTATTACAGTGGTGACACACTCTTCTATTATTGGGCTATGGCTTTCGGGACAGGGATGTTTGCAGGGGTCATTGATTCTTGCAGCCCAGACTTATCACAGACCACCTCATCAATTTTTGAGTGTGAAAAGAGACTATATCAAGGAAATATTTGTGAAGGATAGAATTTTAAATGGATCATTTAGATCTTTGAAAGATAACCAGGAAAAGGTAGCCAGGATGTTCTGAATAATGAATCCGATTTGGAAATAATCTATCTTCTCCAAGTGAGGATAATTGGAGTGGGGTCAAAAGATTAAGTGTAAAAAAATTTATTATACTGTATTAATAGGTATTCCATCCCCAAATTTGTGGTTAAGACACAGATTAATACAATAATTGATCTTTTCCCAAGGATTGGCAGATTATCCACTTAATGAAAAGGCTCTAGCAAGCCAATTTTTTTCCTCATCCCAACCATTTTAGAGATATTCACAGATCAGATTCTTTTTGgataatagacttatataccacttcgcagtgctttactcTCTccaagtcaacatattgcccccaacaatctgggtcaattTACTGatttcggaaggagggaaggctgagtcaaccttgagcctggtgagaatctgaactgccaaactgcaggcagccagccgtCAGCAGAAGTACTgcatctaaccactgtgccatcatggctcctCATAATGTCACCTATTTTCCAACTTTCATCATTATATACAAACATAGTTTAGGACAAGAACATTTTGCTTGGAAATAGAAGAGTTAGATTGTTCATTCCTTCTGACGCTCTTTCACACTTCTGGattagaaatgaagaaaatgattCAATgtatttactggttgaaatataCCATTTTATGAATgtgttatgaatatgaatatatcaGGTTTACTTTAATTTCTCCATTTGTCAGTTTAGAAATATTTTCACTGATTCATGCTAGAACACGATAGAGAGAAGTTGGGCAGAAAAAATGAAgtgattgtttaaaaaataatcaatgaACTTCCCTTCTATGAAAGAAATGATGTTTCAATTAATTCCAAATTGTGCATGTGTATTCATGTGAGATCATTCCCAGGATTTGACAGCTTGTAAATTTTGGGTTTgcaaaaaatattggactgttGACTAATGATTCAATTTTCAGGAACCTACTTTAAGTAAATCAGAATACAATTTTCAGATGCTACTAGTGTTCATCTaacttattattttgtttaatccattttatttaaatatttctcataTGTAACACAAAATAAAATTAGTAGCCTTTTATATTTCTTCTGTGCTGTTCTCATTTTAGCTCCAATCAGCTTTGAGCACACATGAAAGCAGTTCTTCATAGATAAAAGGCACATTCATGTGAATTACATTAAAACATAGAGATAAAACAGGAGGTGTGAGATTACAAACCAAAAGTATATGACAGTGTACCAAACAGGACAATATTATGAAGTAATTCCAAGATACTTTATTGAGCACTGCTGCCTTCCAAATACCTAAACATCACAATTCTACAGAAAATCCATTCTTTTTCTTACCAACTCCACCCAACATAAGAATGGAGAAAAAGGGGGGAATATCTCATCCagcaacaattttttttctttatgctttCTTGTTACCCCATTTGGCCATCTTATTGTTAATTGGAGTTTTTATAAAGCGGCTGGAACTCATGTAAGCAGCAATTTTCTCCAGGGCCTGAGGATGCAGACAAAAGAAATATTTAGGAGATTGAGAGAAGTTGTTAGTAGGCCAAAAGCTCAAGGAGGCATACTCCTACCAACCACCCAATAAACCCACCATCAGGGCAACCACATTCATTTCTTCTATACTAAAAATacgttctagatcaggggtctccaaccttggcaactttaagacttgtagacttcagctcccagagttcctcagacagcaaagcaaagctgtctgaggaactctgggaattcaagtccacaagtcttaaagttgccaaggctggagacccctaatctagaTGAAACCACATTAATAAAGTACCCTCCACATGCTTTTCCCTTCAACCTCTGCTGCCATGCCTAGTTGGGAAAGATGATGGGGATGAAGTCCAAAAACCagttagggcaggggtccccaacccccacttGTGCAAGCAGAGGTtgagcatgcgcacatgcactcCAAATGGAACTGCATacatcccctcttccccctcccaaaaaaaaaagctagaaagCTTGGGGAACTCTGAGTTAGCGAATGGCTGCTAGATTTTAGTGCCAATTATATTTTGCTTTCCACCCAGAATTGGAGGGAAAACTTTCAGTTTTTTATAGTTACTCATTATTTTAAATCCATAGTCTTGGGGAGGGGCTTGGGGGCAGCTAAAAAAAAAGCTGCATTTACACAGATAGTCAGTAGATTTCCAACCTGCACCTTCTGAAATCATTCAATTATGATAGTATCTTTTACTTATCACACATGTATACCAATTACAAGTTTACCACTTGGTAGTAGACTTTAAAGTCCTTGCACTGTTAGCAACCAGTTCATCATAGGAAAATGTACATCAAATAAAAGTATGGAAGGGAATCTACCACCAAACCTTCTGGTGCTTGTTTCATATACTAAAGGGACCGTAGTCCATACtataaggcagaggtgggtttcagcaggttctgaccagttctggaaaaccagtagcagaaattttgagtagttcggagaatcagcagcaaaaattctgactggccctgctccaacctattctttgcctcccaaatcccagctgatcgggaggaaatggggattttgcagtatccttcccctggagtggggtgggaatgaagattttacagtatccttcccctgccacatccaccaagccacaccacgcccactgagccacacccacagaactggtattaaaattttttgaaatccaccgCTGCCATAAGGATagtatttttcatatatttctgCCCACGCCAATTTGGGCATCCAATCTAGCCAACAGATAAATGCTGTGGATTAATCTGTCAGTTTCTGCCAAAACCCAGTAAATTAAGTCACAAGATCCACTAGCCAGCAAATTTCATGAAGCCAAAGCTAACCTCAAAACGGGTCAGAAAATCTTGAAGATTCTTGAATTGATCAAGGCACTTGGGTTCAAACATGCGGTTTTGATCAAGTACATCATACATGAGAAAGTCAACAAATGTGATCTGGGAGAGAAAAAATCAATAGTGAGTCACCAAAAAGATCAGACCTGCCCAAGGATACCCAGGTATAGCTATGCATGTACCTTATCCCCAGCAAACCACTTTCTATCCCCCAAAAACTGGGAGAAGAGTTTCAGTTTCCCTGGTAACTGCTCCAAATATCCAGGCTTGAGTTTCTCCTGCAAAacaagcaagtagaaaaaatggaattgaaacCATTGCTTGTTTCTACTCAACAGTGTTGGAATTTAACATGCTCCATCCAAGAGCCATCAGAGGAAGCCAAAGTTACTCCTTACATCCTGATGGCATTACAGCAGTACTGAACTATTTGACAGTACCTTTGGGTCACATAAAATGTATTCCTTCCAGTCCAACTACCATAGCAATATATGTGCAATGTAAGCACAAAGgattaaaattttgttttatgACCAGCAAACATAACTCATATCTATACAGCAACTCTACTGAAAAGTGAATGAAAATTCCTTTGCATTTTAACTTTTAGAGAGCTAGTTGACATGTTTATTATTTGAAGCATTATGCAAGCACACAACACAATTCCCCATTGCAGATATTCACAAATTGATTTCAAATACCAGCAGATAATTAAGTTTAACATGGAAGTGTCTGCAAAGATCAACATCAAGAACTGGGAAGTTCATATCTGGAGGCTTCACATGTAGACTTTTCCAAATTCATTAATGCCTGACTACAGGCAATAGCccttaaaaaaaccctctccATCTTGATTCCCAGAAAATTGACACAGATATTGGCAGATGCTTACACATCACTTTTATACACTTGCCACAAGAAACCTTCAGAGACACACCCACTAACTATGTTTTCTGTGTTATAATTGGATCCAGTCTTTAGTTCGTACAGCATTACATGGCATCATTTCTTTATTCCAGTTTACTAGAAAATGGAAATGAAAGTGACTCAACTCACAAAGTCAGGACTGTAGCAAATCATCACCAAGCCCATACGGAAATCCATCACTTGATTCTCCAGCATGTCCACTCTGATAATTTCTTCCTCAGTTTTGCCGCCTGCAGATAGTATAGAGAGATGAGACATACTGGGCAGCGGAAACAGGTTTTAATCAGCCAATTCAGCTTCCATAAGAGCTCAGGTATACTTACAAAGATGGTGCTTGCGTGCGATGTACCTGATAATAGCGTTACTCTGTGTCAATTTGGTCTTGCCATCAATTAAGTATGGAAGCTGGAAGATAAACAGAATGAACTGCTTAAGAACAAATCTTTGCCATGTTAGGCTTTCACATGATTGCTCTCTATCTAATTGTCCTTCAACTATCCTCTTTATCCACGTCCTCATATACAAATACCATGGAAAACAGCATATTGATAAGATATTCTTCCCAACCATTATACATACAGTTACTTACATTAGGGAAGTCCAACcccaatttttctttttcattgatcCATTGACTTTTATCATAATCCGGAGCTGGTAGAAAATGGGAGATAGAAAGTTCAGGCATCCAGAAAATTTAAATAAGATATAAACTGCTTACCTTTCACTAGACAAAGCAATCAATTTTAAGAAATGCCAAAAAGTGCATGCTTTTCCTGACCCAATTATAGCAAGTACCATACCAAATGCTGACAAGTTTAGCTCTGCCATTTAATGACTGGTTGCATGATAAGCATAGCTTGGCTACTGAATTAATCCAATTTTTGGAGTTTGTCCATTGCACTGAACCATAAAGTAACTAAATGGGCTAGGTTTATATAACACATCAaatcacaaaataaaaattaacagagGTAAGCAAGCCAAGCTTAGCATGCTGGTAACAGCCATTAAGCAGTTGACCTGGTTAAATATATTGTGAGACTTCTACGGGTCATCTGAATTCTTGGTTTCATACCAAGAATATTCCCCAGAACGTCGTGTAATATTCTACAAATTGTTTCAAGGAAACAATTTGGCAAGATCAAGCCACATGAAAAAAATCATCCTCCAGGTGGATAAATGGAAAACCCCATAAATATTTGGCACAATAAATAATTAGAGTGGTTTATTTCTCAGATTTAGATGCCCTATTTGAAGAAGAGAATTTGGAGCCA comes from the Ahaetulla prasina isolate Xishuangbanna chromosome 3, ASM2864084v1, whole genome shotgun sequence genome and includes:
- the LOC131195825 gene encoding glutathione S-transferase Mu 1-like — translated: MTMILGYWDIRGLAHGIRLLLEYTGTPYEDKLYSCGEAPDYDKSQWINEKEKLGLDFPNLPYLIDGKTKLTQSNAIIRYIARKHHLCGKTEEEIIRVDMLENQVMDFRMGLVMICYSPDFEKLKPGYLEQLPGKLKLFSQFLGDRKWFAGDKITFVDFLMYDVLDQNRMFEPKCLDQFKNLQDFLTRFEALEKIAAYMSSSRFIKTPINNKMAKWGNKKA